From Candidatus Manganitrophus morganii, the proteins below share one genomic window:
- a CDS encoding sigma-54 dependent transcriptional regulator, whose amino-acid sequence MSETILIVDDEPSILSTLSGVLMDEGYTVVTAEHGAAAIRQVQSQPPALVLLDIWMPEPDGIETLKRLKVLFPELVVVMMSGHGSIETAVKTIKLGAYDYIEKPISLQKVVLMVKHALTEFRLRQENRSLKRLVEKKNEMIGASPTIIRLREQIGMAGPAQSRVLISGENGTGKELVARAIHSQSPRRAQPFLEINCAAIPETLIESELFGYERGAFTGANHQKKGQFELADGGTLFLDEIADMALATQSKVLRVLQEQEYYRVGGSERVKVDVRVIAASNKNLAEEIKKGTFREDLYYRLNVIPLHVPPLRERAEDIPMLLEYFTKELSQEQGIKPKRFSPEAIAVLKRYHWPGNVRELKNIVERLMIMVASPVILPQDLPEFVTEGLPPEDNSFPPVEGGAPGSLKEARNVFEKKYILAKLQENSWNVNQTAEALQIERTYLYRKMKFLGIEAPGGE is encoded by the coding sequence ATGTCGGAAACAATTCTGATCGTCGACGACGAGCCTTCGATCCTCTCGACCCTCTCGGGGGTCTTGATGGATGAGGGGTATACCGTCGTCACCGCGGAGCATGGCGCGGCGGCGATTCGCCAAGTTCAATCTCAGCCGCCGGCGCTGGTTTTGCTCGATATCTGGATGCCGGAGCCGGATGGGATTGAAACCCTCAAACGGCTGAAAGTTCTCTTCCCCGAGCTGGTTGTCGTGATGATGTCGGGGCACGGCTCGATCGAGACCGCCGTCAAGACGATCAAACTCGGCGCCTACGACTACATCGAGAAACCGATCTCCCTTCAAAAAGTCGTCTTGATGGTGAAGCACGCCCTCACCGAATTTCGGCTCCGGCAGGAAAACCGCAGCCTCAAGCGGCTGGTGGAGAAGAAAAATGAAATGATCGGAGCGAGCCCCACGATCATCCGATTGCGGGAGCAGATCGGCATGGCGGGGCCGGCGCAGAGCCGCGTCTTGATCTCGGGGGAGAACGGCACCGGGAAAGAGCTCGTTGCCCGCGCGATCCACAGCCAAAGTCCTCGCCGCGCGCAGCCGTTTCTCGAAATCAACTGCGCCGCCATCCCCGAAACCCTGATCGAAAGCGAGCTCTTCGGCTACGAGCGGGGGGCGTTCACCGGAGCGAATCACCAAAAGAAGGGGCAGTTCGAGCTCGCCGACGGCGGGACCCTCTTTCTGGATGAAATTGCCGATATGGCGCTGGCGACCCAATCGAAGGTCCTCCGCGTTCTACAGGAGCAGGAATATTACCGGGTCGGCGGGAGCGAGCGGGTCAAGGTCGACGTCCGGGTCATCGCCGCCTCGAACAAGAACCTCGCCGAGGAGATCAAAAAAGGAACCTTCCGGGAAGACCTCTATTACCGATTGAACGTGATCCCGCTTCATGTCCCCCCGCTGCGCGAGCGGGCCGAAGATATCCCGATGCTGCTGGAATATTTTACCAAAGAGCTCTCGCAGGAGCAGGGGATCAAGCCGAAGCGTTTCTCTCCCGAGGCGATTGCCGTGTTGAAGCGGTATCACTGGCCCGGGAATGTCCGTGAGCTGAAGAATATCGTTGAACGTTTGATGATTATGGTCGCCTCGCCGGTGATCCTCCCACAGGATCTCCCCGAATTTGTGACCGAAGGGCTCCCTCCCGAAGACAACTCCTTCCCCCCCGTGGAGGGGGGCGCGCCCGGCTCGCTCAAAGAGGCGCGCAATGTCTTCGAGAAGAAATACATTCTTGCCAAGCTCCAGGAAAACAGCTGGAACGTCAACCAGACGGCGGAGGCCCTCCAGATCGAGCGCACCTACCTTTATCGCAAGATGAAGTTCCTCGGCATCGAGGCGCCGGGAGGGGAGTAA
- a CDS encoding ATP-binding protein, translating to MRPVLITALFLALSVSLTVLFFRGVEGPALFSTNILVLTLVNVNITLAILLILLLSRNLIKLYFERRQQPRRSSFKSKLVAAFIGLSMIPSILLFIVASGLLTSSIENWFSIQVEKSLGHSLEVAQGYYQKSEEHVSMLAQQTGRTIQERNLLEGPYEELARTLEARQKEYAVEAIHLFTPAFHRFASTAKGIPDLPNAPFPATDLLQRALRAGEPITTVQSTHRGDLIRGILPLKTNERVVALLVVDSRIPSSFVGKMEEIKKALEDYKQLKAFKNPIKGSYILSFFIIVLLIIFSATWFGLYLARGITVPLQKLAEGTEAVAQGDLAVQIDVQANDELGVLVDSFNKMTADLKQTQEKVKEANRSLTESNLELESRRAYMEGILQNIAAGVISVNEKGIITTFNPSAERILNICAAEAVGEAYIPFFSCRKLEPMADLLDKIQRFKKTALEEQVHLEVRKKSLTLRTAVSLLQGEDQRVLGGVIVFDDLSELIRAQKLATWQEVAQRIAHEIKNPLTPIQLSAERLRKKYYEHSSDFDKIFDESTRIVINEVHDLKNLVDEFSNFARMPAPRPTLQKIEPILKEVIVLYQSAHKDITISAQFDETAPLLNLDREQIKRLFVNLLDNAVDAMNREGGLSLQSSYDQAQQKVRIEVADEGSGISPEDLDKLFLPYFSRKKTGTGLGLAIVHRIVIDHNGQIRAVPRQPKGTTFVVEFPV from the coding sequence TTGCGTCCCGTTCTGATCACCGCCCTCTTTTTGGCCCTCTCGGTCTCCCTGACCGTCCTCTTTTTCAGAGGGGTCGAAGGACCCGCGCTCTTCTCGACCAATATCCTGGTCCTGACGTTGGTCAACGTCAATATCACCCTTGCCATTCTCCTGATCCTTCTCCTCTCCCGCAATCTGATCAAACTTTATTTCGAGCGCCGTCAGCAGCCGAGACGGTCGAGCTTCAAGAGCAAGCTGGTCGCCGCTTTCATCGGCCTCTCGATGATCCCGTCGATTCTCCTCTTCATCGTTGCCAGCGGTCTTTTGACGAGCAGCATCGAGAACTGGTTTTCGATCCAGGTGGAGAAGTCGCTCGGCCACTCGCTGGAGGTGGCGCAGGGGTATTATCAAAAGAGCGAAGAACATGTCTCCATGCTGGCCCAACAGACGGGGCGAACGATCCAGGAACGGAACCTGTTGGAAGGGCCTTATGAAGAATTGGCCCGGACCTTGGAAGCGCGTCAGAAGGAGTATGCCGTCGAGGCGATCCACCTCTTTACCCCCGCATTCCATCGCTTCGCCTCGACCGCAAAAGGGATCCCCGACCTGCCCAACGCTCCCTTTCCCGCCACCGACCTCCTTCAACGGGCGCTGCGCGCGGGCGAGCCGATCACGACGGTTCAATCGACCCACCGGGGAGACCTGATCCGGGGAATCCTTCCTCTTAAGACAAATGAACGGGTGGTCGCCCTTCTCGTCGTCGACTCCCGTATTCCCTCCTCCTTCGTCGGCAAGATGGAGGAGATTAAAAAGGCGCTGGAAGACTACAAACAGCTCAAGGCGTTTAAAAACCCGATCAAGGGGAGCTATATTCTCTCTTTCTTCATTATCGTCCTTCTGATCATCTTCTCGGCGACCTGGTTCGGTCTCTATCTCGCCCGCGGAATCACCGTCCCGCTCCAGAAGCTGGCGGAGGGGACCGAAGCGGTGGCGCAGGGCGATCTGGCAGTTCAAATCGATGTTCAAGCCAACGACGAGCTGGGGGTCCTGGTCGACTCCTTCAACAAAATGACGGCCGACCTCAAACAGACTCAGGAAAAGGTCAAGGAGGCCAATCGCTCCCTCACCGAGTCGAATCTGGAGCTGGAGAGCCGACGGGCCTACATGGAGGGGATCCTTCAAAACATCGCCGCCGGGGTCATCTCGGTCAATGAGAAGGGGATCATCACCACCTTCAACCCCTCGGCGGAGCGGATCCTGAACATCTGCGCCGCCGAAGCGGTCGGAGAAGCGTACATTCCGTTTTTCTCCTGCCGAAAATTGGAGCCGATGGCCGATCTACTCGACAAGATTCAACGATTCAAGAAAACCGCGCTGGAGGAGCAGGTCCATCTCGAAGTCCGGAAGAAGTCTTTGACCCTCCGGACCGCCGTCTCCCTGCTGCAGGGAGAGGATCAACGGGTTCTCGGCGGGGTGATCGTTTTCGATGATCTGTCCGAATTGATCCGGGCGCAGAAGCTCGCCACCTGGCAGGAGGTGGCGCAGCGGATCGCGCACGAGATCAAAAACCCGCTGACGCCGATTCAGCTCTCGGCGGAACGGCTGAGAAAAAAATACTATGAGCATTCGAGCGATTTTGATAAAATATTCGACGAGTCGACGCGGATCGTCATCAACGAGGTTCACGATCTGAAGAATCTGGTCGACGAATTCTCCAACTTCGCCCGAATGCCGGCCCCCCGGCCGACGCTTCAGAAGATCGAACCGATCTTGAAAGAGGTCATCGTCCTTTATCAATCGGCCCACAAAGATATCACGATCTCCGCTCAATTCGATGAGACGGCTCCTCTCCTCAACCTCGATCGCGAGCAGATCAAGCGGCTCTTCGTGAACCTTCTCGACAACGCCGTTGATGCGATGAACCGCGAAGGGGGCCTGAGCCTTCAGAGCAGCTACGACCAGGCGCAGCAGAAGGTCCGGATCGAGGTCGCCGACGAGGGATCGGGGATCTCTCCGGAGGATCTCGATAAGCTCTTCCTCCCGTACTTTTCCAGAAAGAAGACCGGAACGGGGCTAGGGCTGGCGATCGTCCATCGGATCGTCATCGATCACAACGGCCAGATCCGCGCCGTCCCGAGACAGCCGAAGGGGACGACGTTTGTGGTGGAGTTTCCTGTTTAA
- a CDS encoding DUF4390 domain-containing protein, with the protein MTKKMWFISFFLTLLVVPEGLFAAGSERIRNVVTEVKNQEIVVTAELVDGFNREIIRDIHDGIPKDFYYYLLLKRKQKSWFDEEILAKTIRYTVKYDTLKKKYAVVQREGERTVENTVDDLETMKRIVSKIDQVKLAPVSVLRSRNRYYVSVKSQMKAAKLPFYVDYFLFFIPFLEIDTPWADSDSLSVIR; encoded by the coding sequence ATGACGAAAAAAATGTGGTTCATCTCTTTTTTCCTGACCCTCCTCGTTGTTCCGGAAGGGCTCTTTGCCGCAGGCTCGGAGCGGATCAGGAATGTGGTCACCGAGGTCAAAAATCAGGAGATCGTCGTCACGGCGGAGCTGGTGGATGGATTCAACCGGGAGATCATCAGAGACATCCACGACGGCATTCCGAAAGATTTTTACTACTATCTCCTCTTGAAGCGAAAGCAGAAGAGCTGGTTTGATGAAGAGATCCTGGCCAAAACGATCCGTTACACGGTGAAGTACGACACGCTGAAGAAAAAGTACGCCGTTGTCCAGCGGGAGGGAGAACGGACGGTGGAAAACACGGTGGACGACCTCGAGACGATGAAACGGATTGTCTCGAAGATCGACCAGGTGAAGCTCGCCCCCGTCAGCGTTCTCAGATCGCGCAATCGCTATTATGTCAGCGTCAAATCGCAGATGAAGGCGGCCAAGCTCCCCTTCTATGTCGATTATTTTCTCTTCTTCATCCCCTTTCTCGAAATAGACACCCCCTGGGCCGATTCCGACTCGCTCTCAGTGATCCGGTGA
- a CDS encoding tetratricopeptide repeat protein — translation MRFSTKERWLLLGIGFLLFFYLLTPTKKENGPPDENAIDSLPPSIDIEVSRPSPPGSVSPPSSDQAVPPWATFNEKGVALFNKGSYREALDLFQQAFALQPEEITLRKNVAQAHAQLGWEAIRQNAFADAEPHFAASIEQFDKEAAFYFGAAIAFHRRQKERDAFRMLEIGISLDPEQAIAYKLLGEIYESRNEFKKAIEAWEKASRLDPRDAALSARMEKMRREHRLFSQFQQAQTLHFNLLFEGREEKDRARMVIQLLEQAYQEIGRTFSYYPDRTILAVLYTDQQFRDVTQSPAWTKALFDGKIHLPIGGPIENEALLKKVVYHEYTHALVHQLSRGKTPTWLNEGLALYFEEGGKLDRDRLTPPLLPLGRLHGTFMAYDEPTARRAYAQSRSATAYLIDRYGFFRIKLLLEGLADNTPFPKAFEQVFLIPYADFELEWQKRMGSG, via the coding sequence ATGCGGTTCTCTACCAAAGAACGATGGCTCCTCCTCGGAATCGGGTTCCTCCTTTTTTTCTACCTCCTCACCCCCACGAAGAAAGAAAACGGCCCCCCGGATGAAAACGCGATCGATTCGTTGCCTCCTTCGATTGATATCGAGGTCTCCCGGCCCTCTCCCCCCGGCTCCGTCTCCCCCCCCTCCTCGGATCAAGCGGTTCCCCCCTGGGCGACGTTCAACGAAAAAGGGGTCGCCCTCTTCAACAAAGGGAGCTATCGGGAGGCGCTCGATCTTTTTCAACAGGCTTTCGCCCTCCAGCCGGAAGAGATCACTCTCCGCAAAAACGTCGCCCAGGCGCATGCGCAGCTCGGATGGGAGGCGATCCGGCAAAACGCCTTCGCCGACGCGGAGCCCCATTTTGCCGCTTCGATCGAGCAATTCGACAAGGAGGCCGCTTTCTATTTTGGGGCGGCGATTGCTTTCCATCGCCGTCAGAAGGAGCGGGACGCTTTTCGAATGCTGGAGATCGGGATTTCCCTTGATCCGGAGCAGGCGATCGCCTACAAGTTGCTCGGGGAGATTTATGAAAGCCGAAACGAATTCAAAAAGGCGATTGAAGCGTGGGAGAAGGCCTCTCGGCTCGATCCGAGAGACGCCGCGCTCTCGGCGAGAATGGAGAAGATGCGGCGGGAACACCGGCTCTTCTCCCAATTCCAGCAGGCGCAGACGCTCCACTTCAACCTTCTTTTCGAGGGACGGGAGGAAAAAGACCGGGCCCGCATGGTCATTCAGCTCCTCGAGCAGGCTTATCAAGAAATCGGGAGGACCTTTTCTTATTATCCCGACCGGACCATCCTGGCCGTTCTCTACACCGACCAACAATTTCGGGACGTGACCCAAAGTCCGGCTTGGACAAAGGCCCTCTTTGATGGTAAAATCCACCTTCCGATCGGGGGCCCGATCGAAAATGAAGCCTTGTTGAAAAAGGTGGTCTACCACGAATACACCCATGCGCTCGTTCACCAACTCTCGCGCGGCAAAACACCGACCTGGCTGAACGAGGGGTTGGCCCTCTACTTCGAAGAAGGGGGAAAGCTCGACCGAGATCGACTGACCCCTCCCCTTCTCCCGCTCGGCAGGCTCCACGGCACATTCATGGCGTATGATGAGCCGACCGCACGGCGGGCTTACGCACAGAGCCGCTCCGCGACCGCTTATCTGATCGATCGGTACGGCTTTTTTCGAATCAAGCTCCTTTTGGAGGGATTGGCCGATAACACCCCCTTTCCGAAAGCGTTTGAGCAGGTCTTTCTTATCCCTTACGCCGATTTCGAATTGGAGTGGCAGAAAAGGATGGGATCCGGATAG
- the bamA gene encoding outer membrane protein assembly factor BamA, producing MEVEPAGEEVTVKFILIERRLLSSIDLSGNYFVSEEEILGVIGMKPGDEFTEARWEKALSDVSSLYRRKGYFQTRFATGIKRAPRDRRSVDLSLDIREGDPAKIRNLRLTGQKEFSDTTIRLRMITSWPKEYYRFDKLEENIKGVEAFYYSEGYLKAVVGPPILEFIERTNEVDITLPIAAFNKIDLHFDGRGPMSVKQLEPLVLIKEERSDDSSTLEQSAQEIEEFYRRAGYPFVQVTVSALPFPEENRTEVRFKIESGSRTRIRQIKFSGNHSFSSERLREIVRLQKEGRFSSSLYTREQLDEDASALVLFYKREGFRDPRVAPEIDYDDTRTDATVTYKIDEGIRTRIGRITLQGHQRLSETTLKKALRVAPEDPYYEAIVREGARQLLSAYEKEGYLYASVQSLTDFSEDQTTADITYDLSEGEQVRVGRIVLDGNLKTRDHVLLRELVIREGDPYSFDQILTSQQRLYRTGLFSGVRFEPIRFEDKPTVHDLQLSVTERPSIGVEFGGGYADFEGVRGFFELSHRNLFGTGRSLTARAQGSRIQELYTLSYREPWFFFRDTDAHVVAAYEDREERTYDLERTSGTVGVDKSFSKTVKGSLVYQYERNRLTNVDPDAQLTPQDIGRVTIGSITPSLIRDTRDDPFNPRSGTLNGITVQDAAQILGSEAQFVKTTVQSSWYQALFTRFVFAFSARAGVAQRFGETEVIPLTERFLAGGRSTVRGYDQDKLGEEGVTIINGDPTGGNAMLIFNEELRIALPRSFGLVLFFDHGNVWLDHRDVRFSDLKSTTGIGVRYNTPVGPFRLDWGYKLNREADESPWAIHFTLGHAF from the coding sequence CGATCGACCTCTCCGGAAATTACTTTGTTTCCGAGGAGGAGATTCTCGGTGTGATCGGGATGAAGCCGGGGGACGAGTTTACGGAGGCCCGCTGGGAAAAAGCGCTCTCCGACGTGAGCTCGCTCTATCGAAGAAAGGGATACTTCCAAACCCGCTTCGCGACCGGCATCAAACGAGCCCCTCGCGATCGGAGAAGCGTTGATCTCTCACTCGACATTCGTGAGGGCGATCCGGCCAAAATCAGAAACCTCCGTTTGACCGGACAGAAAGAATTTTCAGACACCACAATAAGGCTTCGGATGATCACCTCCTGGCCGAAGGAGTATTATCGCTTCGACAAACTTGAAGAAAATATCAAAGGGGTCGAAGCATTCTATTATAGCGAGGGCTACTTGAAGGCCGTTGTCGGTCCGCCGATCCTCGAGTTTATTGAGCGGACCAATGAGGTCGACATCACCCTCCCGATCGCCGCTTTCAACAAGATCGACCTTCACTTCGACGGGCGGGGTCCCATGTCGGTGAAACAACTGGAGCCGCTGGTCCTCATCAAAGAAGAGCGGAGCGACGATTCGAGCACGCTCGAGCAGAGCGCCCAGGAGATTGAAGAATTTTACCGCAGAGCGGGTTATCCCTTTGTCCAGGTGACCGTCTCCGCCCTTCCTTTTCCGGAGGAAAACCGGACGGAGGTTCGCTTCAAGATCGAAAGCGGTTCCCGAACCCGCATTCGACAAATCAAATTCTCCGGCAACCACTCCTTTTCATCGGAGCGCCTGCGGGAGATCGTCCGTCTCCAAAAAGAAGGTCGCTTCTCGTCGAGTCTTTACACCCGCGAGCAGCTCGACGAGGATGCCTCCGCCCTGGTCCTCTTTTATAAGAGGGAGGGGTTCCGAGACCCGCGCGTCGCCCCCGAGATCGACTATGACGACACCCGAACCGACGCCACGGTCACTTACAAAATCGACGAGGGGATTCGAACCAGGATCGGCCGGATCACCCTTCAGGGGCATCAACGCCTGTCGGAGACAACATTGAAAAAAGCGCTCCGGGTCGCGCCGGAAGATCCTTATTATGAAGCGATCGTGAGGGAGGGGGCGCGCCAGCTCCTCTCCGCCTATGAAAAGGAGGGCTATCTTTACGCCTCCGTTCAGTCGCTCACCGATTTCTCCGAGGATCAGACGACCGCCGACATCACCTATGATCTCTCCGAGGGAGAGCAGGTCCGCGTCGGCCGGATCGTTCTCGATGGAAACCTGAAAACACGCGACCACGTTCTCCTCCGTGAGCTCGTCATTCGCGAGGGAGATCCTTATAGCTTCGACCAGATCCTCACGAGCCAGCAGCGCCTCTATCGAACCGGCCTCTTCTCGGGGGTCCGGTTCGAGCCGATTCGCTTCGAAGACAAACCGACGGTTCATGACCTCCAACTCTCCGTGACGGAACGCCCCAGCATCGGCGTGGAGTTCGGCGGGGGTTATGCCGACTTCGAAGGGGTCCGTGGATTTTTCGAGCTCTCCCATCGGAATCTCTTCGGCACCGGTCGAAGCCTCACCGCCCGGGCGCAGGGGAGCCGCATCCAGGAACTCTATACCCTGAGCTACCGGGAGCCGTGGTTTTTCTTTCGCGACACCGATGCCCATGTGGTGGCCGCCTATGAAGACCGGGAGGAGCGCACCTACGATCTGGAGCGGACCAGCGGCACCGTCGGCGTCGACAAAAGCTTCTCGAAAACCGTCAAGGGATCGCTCGTCTACCAATATGAACGGAACCGGCTGACGAATGTCGACCCGGATGCGCAATTGACCCCGCAGGATATCGGACGGGTCACGATCGGGAGCATCACCCCCTCTCTCATTCGAGACACCCGGGACGACCCTTTCAATCCCCGCTCCGGAACCTTGAACGGGATCACCGTCCAGGACGCCGCGCAAATCCTCGGCTCCGAGGCGCAGTTCGTCAAAACAACGGTCCAGAGCAGCTGGTATCAGGCCCTCTTCACGAGGTTCGTCTTCGCCTTCTCGGCGAGGGCCGGCGTGGCGCAGCGGTTCGGCGAGACCGAGGTGATTCCATTGACGGAGCGCTTTCTCGCGGGGGGGCGCAGTACGGTCCGCGGCTACGATCAGGACAAGCTCGGGGAGGAAGGGGTCACCATCATCAACGGGGATCCCACCGGCGGAAACGCCATGTTGATCTTCAACGAGGAGCTTCGAATCGCCCTCCCCCGATCGTTCGGCCTCGTCCTTTTTTTCGATCACGGCAATGTCTGGCTGGACCACCGGGATGTCCGCTTCTCCGACCTTAAATCGACCACCGGGATTGGCGTGCGGTATAATACTCCTGTGGGGCCGTTTCGGCTCGACTGGGGCTACAAGCTAAACCGTGAAGCCGACGAAAGCCCCTGGGCAATCCATTTCACCCTCGGGCACGCCTTCTAG